Proteins encoded by one window of Campylobacter concisus:
- a CDS encoding transglutaminase-like cysteine peptidase, with the protein MGVKTNFWTLIVSVLFLLLASAIGDFIKSTTIAKVAKIYGEDARRRASALNSLMASLQDATEQEKLIKVNDFFNSFRWVDDMQLWHKKDYWATRMEFIGKGAGDCEDYVIAKYFTLKQLGIPTQKLYFTYVKALRYNQAHMVLAYYDTPKSIPLILDNINGKIKIATQRTDLVPVYSFNGDSLYLAKQEGLGQAIPGGNKKQNPKWMELIDRIGKEDL; encoded by the coding sequence ATGGGGGTCAAGACAAATTTTTGGACGCTTATAGTAAGCGTCCTTTTTTTATTATTAGCAAGTGCTATTGGAGATTTTATAAAATCAACAACTATAGCAAAGGTAGCTAAAATTTATGGAGAAGATGCAAGAAGAAGGGCTTCTGCTCTAAATTCTTTAATGGCTTCATTGCAAGATGCAACGGAACAAGAGAAGTTAATAAAAGTAAATGACTTTTTTAACTCTTTTAGATGGGTTGATGATATGCAGCTTTGGCACAAAAAGGATTATTGGGCTACTAGAATGGAATTTATAGGAAAAGGTGCTGGTGACTGCGAAGACTACGTTATCGCAAAATATTTTACACTAAAGCAGCTAGGAATTCCAACTCAAAAATTATACTTCACATATGTTAAAGCCTTAAGATACAATCAAGCTCATATGGTTTTAGCATACTACGATACACCAAAATCTATTCCATTAATTTTAGATAACATAAATGGTAAAATAAAAATCGCAACTCAAAGAACAGACCTTGTTCCAGTTTATAGTTTTAATGGTGATTCGCTATACTTGGCAAAACAAGAAGGTCTTGGTCAAGCAATACCAGGTGGAAATAAAAAACAAAATCCTAAGTGGATGGAACTAATAGATAGGATAGGAAAAGAGGATTTATGA
- a CDS encoding bifunctional diguanylate cyclase/phosphodiesterase, protein MTLFKQIMIAVITFGIMIFMAVGYLNFKSLNGYINDQLGENARHTANSLGLALKPIIDPDDMSLAQTMINSMFDSGRYKLIKLEDVDGKVLIENSQQTVVKDIPEWFYKIAKFEAPIADSEIMTGWAKFGTLYVQGSTALAYNELYTNSKNIFNFLLLMIIVTLVVAYFALKAIFRPLMKVQDQAEAILDNKFIIQKRIPFTADLKKMVLAMNSMVSKVKDIFEREAATLSKYQELLYKDTMSGANNRRFFQTKFSEYLASEEYSSGVALLVSFKDLINLKSTLGFEKWQSVVMKIAQILQEKSIHNDKNAIVARLNDNDFIVLSYGRNSSNFLALCDEIMNEFKKLYANFALNDSEYPVNAAIVEYSPNSDIKTLLTSADVTLASSRLAGSFTYKVFNENQNTLVIGKEKYKELIFDSIKEDEFKFAAQKVIDLNSNFEQYELYLRLVDKDGVWRMASYFMPMVNELNLGAMLDLHILNRVARILPENILPSGNLAINLGKEILNSDENFSKLEATLKKISQISKYKNYIEIPNKDDISIESIVKLTKKLKELGFGFGFDHFELNAKGIEKLKEFNPDYVKIQSNVLIDFLSDKSGVNTKQSLDVVLSSKDIILIAIGVEGEEQKKKLIDLGIKNMQGIYIDEIKNIG, encoded by the coding sequence ATGACGCTATTTAAACAAATTATGATCGCCGTGATAACTTTTGGTATCATGATTTTTATGGCTGTTGGCTACTTAAATTTTAAGAGCCTAAATGGATATATTAATGACCAGCTTGGTGAAAACGCAAGACATACAGCAAATTCGCTTGGACTTGCTTTAAAGCCTATTATCGATCCAGATGACATGTCCTTGGCTCAAACAATGATAAATTCTATGTTTGACAGCGGTAGATACAAGCTTATTAAACTTGAAGATGTTGATGGCAAGGTTCTTATTGAAAATTCTCAACAAACTGTTGTTAAAGATATTCCTGAGTGGTTTTACAAAATAGCCAAGTTTGAAGCACCAATAGCAGATAGCGAGATTATGACTGGCTGGGCAAAATTTGGCACTCTTTATGTTCAAGGTAGTACCGCACTTGCCTACAATGAGCTTTATACTAACTCAAAAAATATTTTTAATTTTCTTCTTCTAATGATAATTGTCACTCTTGTGGTGGCATATTTCGCTCTAAAAGCTATTTTTAGGCCGCTTATGAAGGTTCAAGACCAGGCTGAGGCCATACTTGATAATAAATTTATCATTCAAAAAAGAATTCCATTTACAGCTGATCTTAAAAAAATGGTTCTAGCTATGAACTCTATGGTTAGCAAGGTAAAAGATATTTTTGAGAGAGAGGCAGCTACACTCAGTAAATATCAAGAGCTTTTATATAAAGATACAATGAGTGGTGCTAATAACAGAAGATTTTTTCAAACTAAATTTAGCGAGTATCTAGCTAGTGAAGAATATTCAAGTGGTGTTGCTTTACTTGTTAGTTTTAAAGATCTAATAAATTTAAAAAGTACGCTTGGCTTTGAAAAATGGCAAAGCGTTGTAATGAAAATAGCTCAAATTTTACAAGAAAAATCAATTCATAATGATAAAAATGCGATTGTTGCAAGGCTCAACGATAATGATTTCATTGTACTTTCGTATGGTAGAAATTCATCAAATTTCTTGGCTCTATGTGATGAAATTATGAACGAGTTTAAAAAGCTTTATGCAAATTTTGCACTAAATGATAGCGAGTATCCAGTAAATGCTGCGATAGTAGAGTATTCACCAAATTCTGATATTAAGACACTTCTTACTTCAGCTGACGTTACATTGGCTAGCTCAAGACTTGCTGGAAGCTTTACATATAAGGTATTTAATGAAAATCAAAATACTTTAGTGATTGGTAAAGAGAAGTATAAAGAGCTTATTTTTGACTCAATAAAAGAGGATGAATTTAAATTTGCAGCTCAAAAAGTGATTGATCTTAATTCAAATTTTGAGCAGTATGAGCTTTATTTGAGGCTTGTTGATAAAGATGGCGTATGGCGTATGGCCTCATATTTCATGCCGATGGTAAATGAGCTAAATTTAGGTGCGATGCTTGATCTTCATATTTTAAATAGGGTGGCTAGAATTTTACCGGAGAATATCTTACCAAGTGGTAATTTAGCCATAAATTTAGGAAAAGAGATATTAAACTCAGATGAAAATTTTTCAAAACTTGAAGCTACACTTAAAAAGATAAGTCAAATTTCGAAATATAAAAACTATATAGAAATTCCAAATAAAGACGATATTAGCATAGAAAGTATAGTTAAGCTTACTAAAAAATTAAAAGAACTTGGCTTTGGATTTGGTTTTGACCACTTCGAGCTTAACGCAAAAGGTATTGAGAAACTAAAAGAATTTAACCCTGATTATGTAAAAATTCAGTCAAATGTCTTGATTGACTTCTTAAGTGATAAGTCAGGAGTAAACACAAAACAATCACTTGATGTTGTTTTAAGCTCAAAAGACATTATTTTGATTGCAATCGGCGTTGAAGGCGAAGAGCAGAAGAAAAAGCTAATCGATCTTGGCATTAAAAATATGCAAGGAATTTATATAGATGAAATCAAGAACATTGGATGA
- a CDS encoding type I secretion system permease/ATPase: MHSDKIKDELLQCLVIFTKLHNNPYSADALTIGLPVKDGDEIELFSLKSSRSLFSRAASRAGFASTLVRKDLEQISPLVLPCILMLRGKKACILQSFSKDKKTANIITPELSTGTSTIEISKLKEEYLGYAYYLKREFVPEDTSSTKLIDAGNDHWFWGTLKRSKKIYFDVVLASFIINLFVLASPLFTMNVYDRVVPNNAVETLWVLALGVSVVYGIDLFLKFVRSYFLEIAGKKSDIIMSSILFERVMDMKFSNKPKSVGSFASNLKEFDTVRNFFSSASLAAIVDLPFAIIFLIVTYFIGSYIVLVPIVIMIAILCYTFFIKDPLQNAIKSTFEASAIKNGILIESLSSLETIKTLGASGHIQWNWEEATGEIANRSIKSKIITTSITTVTSFLVQLNTIAIIVLGVYMIQDTHLTMGGLIAAVMLSSRAIAPMGQVASLAANFEQTKTAYQSLSKIMQMPVERPEGKKFVRRNSFDGKIEFKNVSFTYPDTTKGSLDRINFVIQPGEKVGIIGKNGSGKTTLQKLILGLYSPTEGSVLIDGIDINQIDPADLRRNIGYVPQDVVLFKGTVRENIVQKAPYVDDIQIIKAAKVSGVDEYVNAHPLGFDMPVFERGDGISGGQRQSIAVARAFLLDSPIILLDEPTNSLDNTVENKLKINLKTNTANKTMLLVTHRTSMLDLVDRLIVMDNGKILLDGPRDEVLARLSGK, translated from the coding sequence ATGCATAGTGATAAGATAAAAGATGAGCTGCTTCAATGTTTGGTTATTTTTACCAAGCTTCATAATAATCCATACAGTGCTGATGCTTTAACTATTGGCTTACCAGTAAAAGATGGCGATGAGATTGAGCTTTTTTCACTTAAAAGCTCAAGGTCTTTATTTTCTCGTGCCGCTTCTCGTGCTGGCTTTGCTTCTACCCTTGTAAGAAAAGATCTTGAGCAAATCTCTCCTTTAGTTTTACCTTGCATTTTAATGCTTAGAGGCAAAAAAGCTTGCATCTTGCAATCTTTTAGTAAAGATAAAAAGACAGCAAATATCATAACACCAGAACTTTCAACTGGTACTAGCACGATAGAAATAAGTAAATTAAAAGAAGAATATTTAGGCTATGCATACTATCTAAAGCGCGAGTTTGTTCCAGAGGATACTAGCTCAACAAAGCTAATTGATGCGGGCAACGACCACTGGTTTTGGGGAACTCTAAAACGTTCTAAAAAGATTTATTTTGATGTTGTTCTTGCAAGTTTTATTATAAATTTATTTGTTCTTGCTAGTCCGCTTTTTACGATGAATGTATACGACCGTGTTGTGCCAAATAATGCGGTTGAGACACTTTGGGTCTTGGCACTTGGCGTAAGTGTAGTTTATGGTATAGATCTTTTTTTAAAATTTGTAAGATCATATTTCCTTGAGATTGCTGGCAAAAAGAGTGACATCATAATGAGCTCTATTTTATTTGAGCGCGTTATGGATATGAAATTTAGCAATAAACCAAAGTCTGTTGGCTCATTCGCTAGTAATCTAAAAGAGTTTGATACGGTTAGAAATTTCTTCTCGTCAGCCTCATTGGCAGCCATTGTCGATCTTCCATTTGCGATCATTTTCTTGATAGTTACTTATTTTATAGGAAGTTATATCGTACTCGTGCCAATTGTTATTATGATAGCTATTTTATGCTATACATTTTTTATAAAAGATCCACTTCAAAATGCTATTAAAAGTACATTTGAGGCTTCGGCTATAAAAAATGGAATTTTAATAGAGAGCCTTAGTAGTCTTGAGACTATCAAAACTCTTGGTGCTAGTGGCCATATACAATGGAACTGGGAAGAGGCAACTGGTGAGATAGCAAATAGAAGCATTAAATCAAAAATTATTACAACTTCGATAACGACTGTTACATCTTTTTTAGTGCAATTAAATACTATTGCTATCATCGTTCTTGGTGTCTATATGATACAAGATACACATCTTACAATGGGTGGTCTTATCGCTGCGGTTATGCTTAGCTCTCGTGCTATCGCTCCTATGGGGCAGGTAGCTTCACTTGCTGCAAATTTTGAGCAGACAAAAACAGCCTATCAAAGTCTTAGTAAGATTATGCAAATGCCTGTTGAAAGGCCAGAAGGTAAAAAATTTGTTAGAAGAAATTCTTTTGATGGAAAGATCGAGTTTAAAAATGTAAGCTTTACATATCCAGATACAACAAAAGGTTCGCTTGATAGGATAAATTTTGTCATTCAGCCAGGTGAAAAAGTTGGCATTATAGGCAAAAATGGCTCTGGAAAAACTACTTTACAAAAGCTCATTTTAGGACTTTACTCACCAACTGAAGGCTCAGTGCTAATTGATGGTATTGATATTAATCAAATCGATCCAGCCGATCTTAGGCGAAACATCGGCTATGTTCCGCAAGATGTTGTGCTTTTTAAAGGAACGGTTAGAGAAAATATTGTTCAAAAAGCACCATATGTTGATGATATTCAGATTATAAAAGCAGCTAAAGTAAGCGGAGTTGATGAATATGTAAATGCTCATCCGCTTGGATTTGACATGCCAGTTTTTGAAAGAGGTGACGGTATAAGTGGCGGACAGCGTCAAAGTATAGCTGTGGCTAGGGCATTTTTGCTAGATAGTCCTATTATTTTGCTTGATGAGCCAACAAATTCTCTTGATAATACGGTTGAAAATAAGTTAAAAATAAATTTAAAGACAAATACAGCAAATAAAACGATGCTGCTTGTTACACATAGGACGTCGATGCTAGATCTTGTTGATAGACTTATAGTTATGGATAATGGCAAAATTTTATTGGACGGACCAAGAGATGAAGTTTTAGCAAGACTTAGTGGGAAGTAA